The following are from one region of the Capsicum annuum cultivar UCD-10X-F1 chromosome 1, UCD10Xv1.1, whole genome shotgun sequence genome:
- the LOC107853354 gene encoding uncharacterized protein LOC107853354: MNRAVELINKNIKRILRKIVDGNREWHEKCPYALLGYSTTIRTSTGETPYMLVYGSEAVIPAKVEIPLLRIIQEVGQDDVEWIRSRIEQLMLSDEKRLDIVCHGQLYQNRMIKEFNKKVKPTRFTLVQLVLKKIFPHQDEAKGKFAPN; the protein is encoded by the coding sequence ATGAATAGAGCGGTTGAACTcataaataagaatatcaagaggATCTTGAGGAAGATAGTGGACGGTAATAGGGAATGGCATGAGAAGTGTCCATATGCTTTACTTGGATATAGCACCACAATCAGAACTTCTACTGGGGAAACTCCCTACATGTTAGTTTATGGGTCGGAAGCAGTGATACCTGCAAAAGTTGAGATTCCTTTATTAAGAATCATCCAGGAGGTTGGTCAAGATGATGTTGAATGGATTCGTAGCAGAATCGAGCAGTTGATGCTCAGTGACGAGAAGAGATTAGATATAGTCTGTCATGGTCAACTCTATCAAAATAGAATGATCAAGGAATTCAACAAGAAAGTCAAGCCTACTCGATTCACACTGGTACAATTAGTATTGAAGAagatattccctcaccaagatgAAGCCAAAGGGAAATTTGCGCCGAACTAG